The Syngnathus typhle isolate RoL2023-S1 ecotype Sweden linkage group LG11, RoL_Styp_1.0, whole genome shotgun sequence genome contains a region encoding:
- the gata1a gene encoding GATA binding protein 1a — MEESSEPSHWVSSSLLGSDTLAAFSSESGLLPPGEDGDAFFSSQDADYTNLSSFFSSPSQNRTPSTYRNGSVRQAFTSPSLLSNLQLLDGPTAHSLGSAYNPPDSTWSGSHLSKSTFPTSLYMGLSSSLTPSRDGYSSPLRESPQPQEALKAERMSPLEGSTSCNGFLNLTPAVGGMYTPTSHSHTHVLNSYGPYMTGPQDYAAPNYYSSPGTWISPAYSPKLRNKLRISTPEARECVNCGATATPLWRRDGTGHYLCNACGLYHKMNGQNRPLIRPKKRLIVSKRAGTQCANCQTSTTTLWRRNANGEPVCNACGLYFKLHNVNRPLTMKKDGIQTRNRKVSNKNKKGKKAAMLETFAEAAPSLSAEDNSGTFALGHATLLTYSPAPHLIPGPSHLHASAPLAYPHHRNLGMMPTLV; from the exons CGGCCTTCTCTTCTGAATCCGGTCTTCTGCCTCCAGGAGAGGACGGAGATGCCTTTTTCTCCAGCCAGGACGCAGACTACACCAACCtgtcctccttcttctccagcCCGAGTCAGAATCGAACACCGTCCACCTATAGGAACGGCTCTG TGCGCCAAGCCTTCACCTCACCGAGTCTCCTCAGCAACCTCCAGCTGCTGGACGGGCCGACCGCTCACTCCCTGGGCTCGGCCTACAATCCTCCCGACAGCACCTGGAGCGGCAGCCATCTGAGCAAAAGCACATTCCCCACCTCTTTGTACATGGGGCTCTCCTCCTCTCTCACCCCTTCCAGGGATGGCTACTCGTCCCCACTTCGAGAAAGTCCTCAACCTCAGGAGGCCCTCAAGGCCGAGCGTATGAGTCCACTTGAGGGGTCGACGTCCTGCAACGGGTTTCTAAATCTGACCCCTGCGGTCGGGGGCATGTATACGCCGACGTCCCACTCGCATACGCACGTGCTAAACTCTTACGGTCCATACATGACGGGCCCTCAGGACTACGCCGCGCCCAACTACTACAGCAGCCCCGGTACCTGGATAAGCCCCGCCTACTCCCCAAAACTTCGCAACAAATTGAGAATATCCACACCAG AGGCCAGAGAATGTGTTAACTGCGGCGCCACGGCAACCCCACTATGGCGCCGGGATGGAACAGGCCACTACCTGTGCAATGCCTGCGGACTCTACCATAAGATGAACGGCCAGAACAGACCTCTGATCCGACCCAAGAAGAGATTG ATCGTCAGCAAGCGTGCAGGCACACAATGTGCCAACTGTCAGACAAGCACGACAACACTGTGGAGACGCAACGCAAACGGGGAGCCCGTGTGTAACGCTTGTGGCCTCTATTTTAAACTCCACAAT GTCAACAGGCCCCTCACGATGAAGAAAGACGGCATTCAGACTCGCAACAGGAAAGTGTCcaacaagaacaaaaaaggTAAAAAGGCAGCCATGTTGGAGACGTTTGCTGAGGCCGCCCCGTCGCTTTCCGCCGAGGACAACAGCGGGACCTTTGCCCTCGGCCATGCGACTCTCCTGACTTACAGCCCCGCACCTCACCTCATTCCCGGCCCATCGCATCTGCACGCTTCGGCTCCCTTAGCATACCCGCACCACCGCAACCTGGGCATGATGCCCACGTTAGTTTGA